The Halobellus sp. MBLA0158 genome has a window encoding:
- a CDS encoding DUF371 domain-containing protein produces the protein MTLREVVHARGHENVSAEHASTFEVTSDDWLTPAGDCILAVEADRVPADFDADFVAACRDADATITATLTATTADGDTYTQTITGSGDPDLSFENERSHVGRTSDYVDDRTVLVDADGAAADVDRDLVEALADGADLRFELVVE, from the coding sequence ATGACACTGCGAGAGGTCGTTCACGCGCGCGGACACGAGAACGTCTCCGCCGAACACGCGAGCACGTTCGAGGTGACGAGCGACGACTGGCTGACCCCCGCCGGCGACTGCATCCTCGCGGTCGAGGCCGACCGGGTGCCGGCCGACTTCGACGCGGACTTCGTCGCGGCCTGCCGCGACGCCGACGCGACGATCACCGCGACCCTCACCGCGACGACCGCCGACGGCGACACCTACACCCAAACGATCACCGGCAGCGGCGATCCGGACCTCTCCTTCGAGAACGAGCGGAGCCACGTCGGTCGCACCAGCGACTACGTGGACGATCGGACGGTGCTCGTCGATGCCGACGGCGCGGCCGCAGACGTCGACCGCGACCTCGTCGAGGCGCTCGCGGACGGCGCCGACCTCCGCTTCGAGCTGGTCGTCGAGTAG
- a CDS encoding DUF302 domain-containing protein: MTYTTSISVDGSFEDVVETTTDALAAEGFGVLCDIDVQATLKEKLGEEFRDYRILGACNPEFAHQAMEEELELGALLPCNVIVYADDDGGVVVSAVAPDKLLSVVENDALDPVADEVDERLQSALATVEAAY; this comes from the coding sequence ATGACGTACACGACATCAATCTCCGTCGACGGGTCGTTCGAGGACGTGGTCGAGACGACGACGGACGCGCTCGCAGCGGAGGGGTTCGGCGTCCTCTGCGACATCGACGTGCAGGCGACGCTGAAGGAGAAACTCGGCGAGGAGTTCCGCGACTATCGGATCCTGGGCGCCTGCAATCCCGAATTCGCCCATCAGGCGATGGAGGAGGAACTGGAACTTGGCGCGCTGCTGCCCTGCAACGTCATCGTCTACGCGGACGACGACGGGGGCGTCGTCGTGAGCGCGGTCGCGCCCGACAAACTGCTCTCGGTGGTCGAAAACGACGCGCTCGACCCGGTCGCCGACGAGGTCGACGAACGGCTCCAGTCGGCGCTCGCGACCGTCGAAGCGGCGTACTGA
- a CDS encoding coiled-coil protein has protein sequence MVTKQDVLQEYDVQELKDADNIELTDDKLENGSKGQLIKVAGQLRDRRNELNQMASERASKRDDLNAKTREKVDEAQEHREKRDELNEQVQEHKEKRNELNAEANELFDQVEEMKEDLELDDGKDIEELEDEIEQLEFRQQTEVLSTEDERELIEKIEDKREELRQKKEKVEDSGELEELIEEAEEVRSEASQHHQKVTELADEAQEHHNQMIEAYREADDIRDKADAMHELFVEAQEAADQHHEDFVRVQKRLRELDKQEEEEREDERAEEREAAKEEAEEIYQKFKEGETLDTEDLMKLQKTGLL, from the coding sequence ATGGTAACGAAGCAAGACGTTCTTCAGGAATACGACGTACAGGAACTCAAAGACGCAGACAACATCGAGCTCACCGACGACAAGCTCGAAAACGGTTCTAAAGGCCAGCTCATCAAGGTCGCCGGACAGCTCCGGGACCGACGAAACGAGCTCAATCAGATGGCCTCCGAGCGCGCCTCCAAGCGCGACGACCTGAACGCCAAGACGCGCGAGAAGGTCGACGAGGCCCAGGAACACCGCGAGAAGCGCGACGAGCTCAACGAGCAGGTCCAGGAACACAAAGAAAAGCGCAACGAGCTCAACGCGGAGGCCAACGAGCTCTTCGACCAGGTCGAGGAGATGAAAGAGGACCTGGAGCTCGACGACGGCAAGGACATCGAGGAGCTCGAAGACGAGATCGAGCAGCTCGAATTCCGCCAGCAGACCGAGGTCCTCTCGACCGAGGACGAGCGCGAACTCATCGAGAAGATCGAGGACAAGCGCGAGGAGCTCCGCCAGAAGAAGGAGAAGGTCGAAGACAGCGGTGAACTCGAAGAGCTCATCGAGGAGGCCGAAGAGGTCCGCTCGGAGGCGTCCCAGCACCACCAGAAGGTGACAGAGCTCGCCGACGAGGCCCAGGAACACCACAACCAGATGATCGAGGCCTACCGCGAGGCCGACGACATCCGCGACAAGGCCGACGCGATGCACGAGCTCTTCGTCGAGGCCCAGGAGGCCGCCGACCAGCACCACGAGGACTTCGTCCGCGTCCAAAAGCGGCTCCGCGAACTCGACAAGCAGGAGGAAGAAGAGCGCGAGGACGAGCGCGCCGAGGAGCGCGAGGCCGCCAAGGAGGAGGCCGAAGAGATCTACCAGAAGTTCAAGGAAGGCGAGACCCTCGACACCGAGGACCTGATGAAGCTCCAGAAGACGGGGCTTCTCTAA
- a CDS encoding aldo/keto reductase, with amino-acid sequence MSQQGERRVPLASEMPMLGLGTWQNDDPDTCADTVETALNEGYRHIDTAQAYGNEEAVGRGIEAADVDREDVFLATKVWIDNLAYDDVLSTTEASLDKLGVDYVDLLYVHWPSRAYDPEETLRAFDELVDAGKVERIGISNFLPEQVDEAIDHADAPIFANQVELHPLLPQEELRAHCADRDVEVVAYSPLARGEVFNVPEITEIAEKHGVSEAQVSLAWLREKGVTAIPKATGEAHVLDNLASVDLDLDDEDVAAIDAIDRTDRQVDPSFSPW; translated from the coding sequence ATGAGTCAGCAAGGTGAGCGACGCGTACCGCTCGCGAGCGAGATGCCGATGCTGGGCCTCGGCACCTGGCAGAACGACGATCCCGACACCTGCGCAGACACGGTCGAGACCGCCCTCAACGAGGGCTACCGCCATATCGACACGGCGCAGGCCTACGGCAACGAGGAGGCCGTCGGCCGCGGGATCGAGGCGGCCGACGTCGACCGCGAGGACGTCTTCCTGGCGACGAAGGTCTGGATCGACAACCTCGCGTACGACGACGTGCTCTCGACGACCGAGGCGAGCCTCGATAAGCTCGGCGTCGACTACGTCGACCTCCTGTACGTCCACTGGCCCTCCCGGGCGTACGACCCCGAGGAGACGCTCCGCGCCTTCGACGAGCTCGTCGACGCGGGGAAGGTCGAGCGGATCGGTATCAGCAACTTCCTGCCCGAGCAGGTCGACGAGGCCATCGACCACGCGGACGCGCCGATCTTCGCGAACCAGGTCGAGCTCCACCCGCTGCTCCCCCAGGAGGAGCTCCGCGCGCACTGCGCCGACCGCGACGTCGAGGTCGTCGCCTACTCGCCGCTGGCTCGCGGCGAGGTGTTCAACGTCCCCGAGATCACCGAGATCGCGGAGAAACACGGCGTCAGCGAGGCCCAGGTGTCGCTGGCGTGGCTCCGCGAGAAGGGCGTGACGGCGATCCCGAAAGCGACGGGCGAGGCGCACGTCCTCGACAACCTCGCGTCGGTCGACCTCGACCTCGACGACGAGGACGTGGCCGCCATCGACGCCATCGACCGGACGGACCGCCAGGTCGACCCCAGCTTCTCGCCCTGGTGA
- a CDS encoding DUF7333 family protein, translated as MDFTLGTTVGALVALVAVGTAVLVASGVMATSTVLMMVTPSMLVFGVICVAIGVKHGEYRAGT; from the coding sequence ATGGACTTCACACTCGGAACCACGGTGGGCGCGCTCGTCGCGCTCGTCGCCGTGGGAACGGCGGTCCTCGTCGCGTCGGGCGTGATGGCGACGAGCACGGTGCTGATGATGGTGACGCCGTCGATGCTCGTCTTCGGCGTGATCTGCGTCGCGATCGGCGTCAAACACGGCGAGTACCGCGCCGGGACCTGA
- a CDS encoding beta-CASP ribonuclease aCPSF1, with amino-acid sequence MSSVDTQLEELKAEIKSELPADISITDVTYEGPELVIYTRDPKRFARNGDLVRDLAGTLRKRITVRPDPTALSTPDRARDRILDVIPEEAGVTDLDFHEDTGEVVIEAEKPGVVIGNHGETLRRITQEVGWTPEVVRTPPIESSTVSNVRSFLKQEREDRRDILERVGRQIHRETLADEEWVRITSLGCCREVGRASFILSTADTRILVDCGDKPGSDDYPYLQVPEALGAGANSIDAVVLTHAHLDHSALIPLLFKYGYDGPIYTTEPTRDLMGLLTLDYLDVAAKEGRTPPYDSEMVREAIKHTIPLDYGDVTDIAPDVKLTFHNAGHILGSAVTHFHIGDGLYNVAFSGDIHYEDTRLFDGAVNDFPRVETLVLESTYGGRNDYQTDQEDAERKLIDAINETHDRGGKVVIPAFAVGRSQELMLVLEEAMREGKIPSMPVHLDGMIWEATAIHTTYPEYLRDDLSDRILHEDENPFLADEFNHIDGGDDERRDVADGDPAIVLSTSGMVTGGPIMSWLEQLGSDPDSTLVFVGYQAQGTLGHRIQNGRREIPIDGDRVGRSETMTLKMDVETVDGFSGHADRQGLENFVKTMNPRPEKVLCVHGDERSVQDLSSGLYHDHHLRTFAPKNLETFRFR; translated from the coding sequence ATGAGTTCAGTAGACACGCAACTCGAGGAGTTGAAAGCAGAGATCAAATCGGAACTGCCGGCCGACATCTCGATCACGGACGTCACCTACGAGGGTCCCGAACTGGTGATCTACACCCGGGACCCCAAGCGCTTCGCCCGGAACGGCGACCTCGTCCGCGACCTCGCCGGCACGCTCCGGAAGCGAATCACCGTCCGTCCGGATCCGACGGCGCTGTCGACGCCCGACCGCGCCCGCGACCGGATTCTCGACGTCATCCCCGAGGAGGCCGGCGTGACGGACCTCGACTTCCACGAGGACACCGGCGAGGTCGTCATCGAGGCCGAAAAGCCCGGGGTCGTCATCGGGAACCACGGCGAGACGCTCCGGCGGATCACCCAGGAGGTCGGCTGGACGCCCGAGGTCGTCCGCACGCCCCCGATCGAGTCCTCGACCGTCTCGAACGTCCGGAGCTTCCTGAAGCAGGAGCGCGAGGACCGCCGGGACATCCTCGAACGGGTGGGCCGGCAGATCCACCGCGAGACCCTCGCCGACGAGGAGTGGGTCCGGATCACCTCGCTGGGTTGCTGCCGGGAGGTCGGCCGCGCCTCGTTCATCCTCTCGACGGCCGACACGCGGATCCTCGTCGACTGCGGCGACAAGCCCGGCTCCGACGACTACCCGTACCTCCAGGTGCCCGAGGCGCTCGGGGCGGGCGCGAACTCCATCGACGCGGTGGTGCTCACCCACGCCCACCTCGACCACTCGGCGCTGATTCCCCTCCTGTTCAAGTACGGGTACGACGGGCCGATCTACACGACCGAGCCGACCCGCGACCTGATGGGGCTCCTCACGCTCGATTACCTCGACGTCGCGGCCAAGGAGGGCCGGACGCCGCCCTACGACTCCGAGATGGTTCGGGAGGCGATCAAGCACACCATCCCCCTCGACTACGGCGACGTGACCGACATCGCACCGGACGTCAAGCTCACGTTCCACAACGCGGGCCACATCCTCGGGTCCGCGGTCACGCACTTCCACATCGGCGACGGCCTCTACAACGTCGCCTTCTCGGGCGACATCCACTACGAGGACACCCGCCTGTTCGACGGCGCCGTCAACGACTTCCCGCGCGTGGAGACGCTCGTCCTCGAATCCACCTACGGCGGCCGCAACGACTACCAGACCGACCAGGAGGACGCCGAGCGGAAACTGATCGATGCGATCAACGAGACCCACGACCGCGGCGGGAAGGTCGTGATCCCGGCGTTCGCGGTCGGGCGCTCCCAGGAGCTGATGCTCGTCCTCGAAGAGGCGATGCGCGAGGGGAAGATCCCGAGTATGCCCGTCCACCTCGACGGGATGATCTGGGAGGCCACGGCGATCCACACGACGTACCCCGAGTACCTCCGTGACGACCTCAGCGACCGGATCCTCCACGAGGACGAAAACCCCTTCCTGGCCGACGAGTTCAACCACATCGACGGCGGCGACGACGAGCGCCGGGACGTCGCCGACGGCGACCCCGCGATCGTCCTCTCGACGTCGGGGATGGTCACCGGCGGGCCGATTATGTCCTGGCTCGAACAGCTCGGCTCGGATCCGGACTCCACGCTCGTCTTCGTCGGCTACCAGGCCCAGGGCACCCTCGGCCACCGGATCCAGAACGGCCGCCGGGAGATCCCGATCGACGGCGACCGGGTCGGCCGCTCGGAGACGATGACCCTAAAGATGGACGTCGAGACCGTCGACGGCTTCTCCGGCCACGCCGACCGCCAGGGCCTGGAGAACTTCGTGAAGACGATGAACCCCCGTCCCGAGAAGGTCCTCTGTGTCCACGGCGACGAGCGCTCGGTCCAGGACCTCTCGTCGGGGCTGTACCACGACCACCACCTGCGGACGTTCGCCCCGAAGAACCTCGAGACGTTCCGCTTCCGGTGA
- a CDS encoding DUF373 family protein translates to MTTLVLCVDRSNDVGHAAGLELPIVGWEAVQSLVTDVGLADPEDSSVNCLLEALRVARDLRDEREETVVAVVAGGRDSLVGADRSLSTQVDALVEEYDPDSAIVVLDSANDERVVPVIESRVRVDSVDRVVVRQAHDIESTYYLLKQFLADEELRSTVLVPLGATLLFLPILLTQFPPAVALAGLAAVLGAALLYKGLAVDEYLAEVPDRVRAALYSGRVSVVTYAVSLGLGLVGIFLGALSVSPQLGPESVVLRTMQFTYNAVPWLALAALTASAGRLLDELIGTDGVSTPYLNLPFGVVALGLVVRGFAGWFLQREAVLPDPFIFGYIVTPQQRLAAFIVVGIVVSIVGVRVAASVSGESIEDVVQ, encoded by the coding sequence GTGACCACGCTCGTCCTCTGTGTCGATCGGTCCAACGACGTCGGTCACGCGGCCGGCCTCGAACTCCCGATCGTGGGGTGGGAGGCCGTCCAGTCGCTCGTGACCGACGTCGGCCTCGCCGATCCGGAGGATTCGAGCGTGAACTGCCTGCTGGAGGCGCTGCGAGTCGCTCGCGACCTCCGCGACGAACGCGAGGAGACCGTCGTCGCGGTCGTCGCGGGCGGCAGGGACTCGCTCGTCGGCGCCGACCGCTCGCTGTCGACCCAGGTGGACGCGCTCGTCGAGGAGTACGACCCCGACTCCGCGATCGTCGTCCTCGACTCCGCGAACGACGAGCGCGTCGTCCCCGTGATCGAGAGCCGCGTGCGCGTCGACTCCGTCGACCGCGTCGTCGTCCGGCAGGCCCACGACATCGAGTCGACGTACTACCTCCTCAAGCAGTTCCTCGCCGACGAGGAGCTCCGATCGACGGTCCTGGTGCCCCTGGGGGCGACGCTGCTCTTCCTGCCGATCCTGCTGACGCAGTTTCCGCCCGCCGTCGCGCTCGCGGGGCTGGCCGCGGTGCTCGGGGCCGCGCTGCTCTACAAGGGGCTCGCGGTCGACGAGTACCTCGCCGAGGTCCCCGACCGCGTCCGCGCGGCGCTGTACTCCGGCCGCGTCTCCGTCGTCACCTACGCCGTCAGCCTCGGGCTCGGCCTCGTCGGCATCTTCCTGGGCGCGCTGTCGGTGTCGCCGCAGCTCGGCCCCGAGTCGGTCGTCCTCCGGACGATGCAGTTCACCTACAATGCCGTCCCCTGGCTCGCGCTGGCCGCGCTCACCGCCAGCGCCGGCCGGCTGCTCGACGAACTCATCGGCACCGACGGCGTGAGCACGCCGTACCTGAACCTCCCGTTCGGCGTCGTCGCGCTCGGGCTCGTCGTCCGCGGCTTCGCCGGGTGGTTCCTCCAGCGCGAGGCCGTCCTGCCCGACCCGTTCATCTTCGGCTACATCGTGACGCCCCAGCAGCGGCTCGCGGCGTTCATCGTCGTGGGGATCGTCGTCAGCATCGTCGGCGTCCGCGTCGCCGCCAGCGTGAGCGGCGAGTCGATCGAGGACGTCGTGCAGTAG
- a CDS encoding digeranylgeranylglycerophospholipid reductase, producing MSEHYDVVIAGAGPAGAQCARDLAQRDYDVLVLEAEPEDGFPRQSNKSTAGTFASMTGAFGIPDDVVMNYTDDVVLESPNRHFVQYQPGAVLEFADFKRWLVAEGRDHGAEYRFDARVNNPVVEDGDVVGVRYAGDEEVFGEIVIDATGPAAPLAKKLDVCGLERQNQAVGIEWEMEGVDVDHPEFADLTDAMMLRLDHEYAPGGYSWIFHTGGDTAKVGLCYIQNESYQRFGDASKSIDDHLNHWLETDPRFADAHRIADKQQHRGSAHIQMPADLSTDSFMAIGDTVPTIDPLWGEGIHKCMESARAAAITADRCLMGSQVDTSADAMAAYDDLWHARVAPDMRTRLTMTQLLYLAPNDRYDRLMNDLNAMDVETLSDANDGSIRGLSKLIHLDDVPLLARFAKQRLAE from the coding sequence ATGTCTGAGCACTACGACGTCGTCATCGCCGGCGCGGGGCCGGCCGGAGCACAGTGCGCGCGGGACCTCGCACAGCGCGACTACGACGTGCTCGTGCTCGAGGCTGAGCCCGAAGACGGGTTCCCCCGGCAGTCGAACAAGTCCACGGCGGGGACGTTCGCGTCGATGACGGGCGCCTTTGGGATCCCCGACGACGTCGTGATGAACTACACCGACGACGTCGTCCTCGAATCCCCCAACAGGCACTTCGTCCAGTACCAGCCCGGAGCCGTCCTCGAATTCGCGGACTTCAAGCGCTGGCTGGTCGCGGAGGGGCGCGACCACGGCGCGGAGTACCGCTTCGACGCGCGCGTGAACAACCCCGTCGTGGAAGACGGCGACGTGGTCGGCGTCCGGTACGCCGGCGACGAGGAGGTGTTCGGAGAGATTGTCATCGACGCCACGGGGCCGGCGGCGCCGCTCGCGAAGAAACTCGACGTCTGCGGTCTCGAACGGCAGAATCAGGCGGTCGGCATCGAGTGGGAGATGGAGGGCGTCGACGTCGACCACCCCGAGTTCGCAGACCTCACCGACGCGATGATGCTGCGCCTCGACCACGAGTACGCGCCCGGCGGCTACTCGTGGATCTTCCACACGGGCGGCGACACCGCGAAAGTCGGCCTGTGTTACATCCAAAACGAGAGCTACCAGCGGTTCGGCGACGCCTCGAAGAGCATCGACGACCACCTCAATCACTGGCTGGAGACCGACCCCCGGTTCGCCGACGCCCACCGCATCGCGGACAAACAACAGCACCGCGGCAGCGCACACATCCAGATGCCGGCGGACCTCAGCACGGACAGCTTTATGGCCATCGGCGACACCGTGCCCACCATCGACCCGCTGTGGGGCGAGGGCATCCACAAGTGTATGGAGTCCGCGCGCGCGGCCGCCATCACGGCGGACCGCTGCCTGATGGGATCGCAGGTCGACACCTCGGCGGACGCGATGGCCGCCTACGACGACCTCTGGCACGCCCGGGTCGCCCCGGATATGCGCACGCGGCTGACGATGACCCAGCTGCTGTACCTCGCGCCGAACGACCGCTACGACCGCCTGATGAACGACCTGAACGCGATGGACGTAGAGACGCTCAGCGACGCCAACGACGGCAGCATCCGCGGCCTCTCGAAGCTCATCCACCTCGACGACGTGCCGCTTCTTGCGCGCTTTGCGAAACAGCGGCTCGCCGAGTGA
- a CDS encoding methylglyoxal synthase — protein MRIALIAHDEKKPDIVEFAQNRIEDLRRMELMATGTTGKRIREATGLDVERKQSGPIGGDMQIGAEIADGNCDGVIFLRDPLTAQPHEPDITALLRICDVHDVPLATNLASAGAVLDELVRTID, from the coding sequence ATGCGAATCGCGCTCATCGCCCACGACGAGAAGAAGCCCGACATCGTCGAGTTCGCGCAGAACCGCATTGAGGACCTCCGACGGATGGAGCTGATGGCGACCGGAACGACCGGCAAGCGAATCCGGGAGGCGACGGGACTCGACGTCGAGCGCAAGCAGTCCGGCCCGATCGGCGGCGATATGCAGATCGGCGCCGAGATCGCCGACGGGAACTGCGACGGCGTGATCTTCCTCCGGGATCCGCTGACGGCACAGCCCCACGAGCCCGACATCACCGCGCTCCTGCGGATCTGCGATGTCCACGACGTGCCGCTGGCGACGAACCTCGCGAGCGCCGGTGCCGTCCTCGACGAGCTCGTCCGAACGATTGACTGA
- a CDS encoding DoxX family protein, which yields MVRRALRSVCATVGALAVATGSAAAHVDYVTEDTAPGSAAELFAAVMSSPLALALLAGGGATVAVAALGYLRFSASLRDVEVARRTLASYRPYLPWMLRLSVGLPLVGAGFSGYLFSPTVTADARLLQVGIGFLLLFGLLTRVVAAVGLLAYFWALAGAFPELLLASEYVAGFLGIFVVGPGQPSADMMLRRIVAAEGTLLSRFRGFPKPEDVLSELGLTQGTAPLLIRVFLGANFVYLGVVQKWFQPAQAAAVVEKYGLTGVVPVSPELWIFGAGLTEAVVGVFLLTGTFTRGTATAAFVILTTTLFGLPDDPVLAHVTLFGLSSALMVTGAGALSLDGTVIPALRRRIGAGVGGAERPAV from the coding sequence ATGGTCCGAAGAGCCCTGCGTTCAGTGTGCGCGACAGTCGGAGCGCTCGCGGTGGCCACCGGATCCGCGGCGGCCCACGTCGACTACGTCACAGAGGACACCGCGCCCGGATCGGCGGCGGAGCTCTTCGCGGCGGTGATGTCCTCGCCGCTCGCGCTCGCGCTGCTCGCCGGCGGCGGGGCCACCGTCGCGGTGGCGGCCCTCGGGTACCTCCGCTTTTCGGCGTCCCTGCGGGACGTCGAGGTGGCCCGTCGGACGCTGGCGTCGTACCGCCCGTACCTGCCGTGGATGCTCCGGCTCTCGGTCGGCCTACCGCTCGTGGGCGCGGGCTTTTCGGGCTACCTGTTCTCGCCGACCGTCACCGCCGACGCGCGGCTCCTCCAGGTCGGGATCGGATTCCTCCTGCTGTTCGGCCTGCTGACGCGCGTCGTGGCGGCCGTCGGCCTGCTCGCGTACTTCTGGGCGCTCGCGGGCGCCTTCCCCGAACTCCTCCTCGCCAGCGAGTACGTCGCCGGCTTCCTCGGCATCTTCGTCGTGGGGCCCGGCCAGCCCAGCGCCGATATGATGCTCAGGCGGATCGTGGCCGCCGAGGGGACCCTCCTCAGCCGCTTCAGGGGATTCCCAAAGCCCGAGGACGTCCTCTCGGAGCTCGGCCTGACCCAGGGGACCGCGCCGCTTTTGATCCGCGTCTTCCTCGGCGCGAACTTCGTGTACCTGGGCGTCGTCCAGAAGTGGTTCCAGCCCGCCCAGGCGGCGGCCGTCGTGGAGAAGTACGGGCTCACCGGGGTCGTCCCCGTCTCGCCGGAGCTGTGGATCTTCGGCGCGGGCCTCACCGAGGCCGTCGTCGGCGTGTTCCTCCTGACCGGGACGTTCACCCGCGGGACCGCGACCGCGGCGTTCGTCATCCTGACGACGACGCTTTTCGGCCTCCCGGACGATCCGGTCTTGGCCCACGTCACGCTCTTCGGGCTGTCGTCGGCGCTGATGGTGACCGGCGCGGGCGCGCTCTCGCTCGACGGAACGGTCATTCCCGCCCTCCGTCGTCGGATCGGCGCCGGCGTGGGCGGGGCCGAACGGCCGGCGGTGTAG
- a CDS encoding endonuclease III domain-containing protein produces MPEEPRENISGGDGATAAAFESGEAGTRAEAVVDELGRLYWQKTYGGKDAFESLVRTILSQNTSDVASQPAHDALMERYGSAGETSSDADHDLAAALADAEQSELAETISSAGLYNQKSEMIVGAAERICEEYGGADGFDAFVTEGDPGEVRDALLDIHGVGPKTADCVLLFAGGRDGVFPVDTHVHRIARRMGLAPADADHETVREHLEADVPGEKCGFGHTAMIQFGREYCSARKPACLDGPEACPLYDLCDRVGVDEMAESVVDPAEVAGD; encoded by the coding sequence ATGCCCGAGGAACCGCGGGAGAACATCAGCGGCGGCGACGGCGCCACCGCGGCGGCCTTCGAATCGGGGGAAGCCGGGACGCGCGCCGAGGCCGTCGTCGACGAGCTCGGCCGGCTGTACTGGCAGAAGACCTACGGCGGCAAGGACGCCTTCGAGTCGCTGGTGCGGACCATCCTCTCGCAGAACACGAGCGACGTGGCGAGCCAGCCCGCCCACGACGCGCTGATGGAGCGGTACGGTTCGGCCGGGGAGACATCGAGCGATGCCGACCACGACCTGGCGGCCGCGCTCGCGGACGCCGAGCAGTCCGAACTGGCGGAGACGATCTCCTCGGCGGGGCTCTACAACCAGAAGTCGGAGATGATCGTCGGCGCGGCCGAGCGGATCTGCGAGGAGTACGGCGGCGCCGACGGCTTCGACGCGTTTGTGACGGAGGGCGATCCGGGCGAGGTGCGGGACGCACTCCTCGACATCCACGGCGTCGGGCCGAAGACCGCCGACTGCGTGCTGCTCTTCGCCGGCGGCCGCGACGGCGTCTTTCCGGTGGACACCCACGTCCACCGGATCGCGCGCCGGATGGGCCTCGCGCCCGCGGACGCCGACCACGAGACCGTCCGCGAGCACCTCGAAGCCGACGTCCCCGGCGAGAAATGCGGCTTCGGCCACACCGCAATGATCCAGTTCGGCCGCGAGTACTGCTCGGCCCGCAAGCCCGCGTGTCTCGACGGCCCCGAGGCGTGCCCGCTCTACGACCTGTGCGACCGCGTCGGCGTCGACGAGATGGCGGAGTCGGTCGTCGATCCCGCCGAGGTCGCCGGCGACTGA
- a CDS encoding DUF7332 family protein — protein sequence MPTPRTPDTLRRAVAVFAALAVCASLALAGLPAVAAQSGGDGGAAAADSDRCFPPGGHDLAVGSGDPHINVTVHTSLFTSAPPNALGLSARGVALDADIVRLRTGVLFEANQENVSVGQIWDSFVVVFDYRLSLPMFSDAFDDSTYEPSEGPVSGVETRGC from the coding sequence ATGCCCACTCCTCGGACCCCTGATACGCTCCGCCGCGCCGTCGCCGTCTTCGCGGCCCTGGCGGTGTGCGCCTCGCTCGCGCTCGCCGGCCTCCCCGCGGTCGCCGCACAGTCCGGCGGCGACGGCGGTGCGGCGGCGGCCGATTCCGACCGCTGCTTCCCGCCGGGCGGGCACGACCTCGCGGTCGGCTCCGGCGACCCGCACATCAACGTCACCGTCCACACCTCGCTCTTCACGTCGGCGCCGCCGAACGCGCTCGGCCTGTCGGCCCGCGGCGTCGCACTCGACGCCGACATCGTTCGGCTCCGGACCGGCGTGCTGTTCGAGGCGAACCAGGAGAACGTCTCGGTCGGCCAGATCTGGGACTCCTTCGTCGTCGTCTTCGACTACCGGCTCTCGCTGCCGATGTTCTCCGACGCGTTCGACGACTCGACGTACGAGCCCTCCGAGGGGCCGGTCTCGGGCGTCGAGACGCGGGGCTGTTAG